The genomic segment GCCACCACGGCGAGGACCGGCCAGAGCCAGTGCGGCGGGCGCAGCAGGGCCGGATGACCGGTTCCGGCGGCCGCGGCGGCGAGCACGGCGAGGACACCGAGTGCGACCGTGGTCCAGCCGTAGGCGGCGTCCACGCGGCCGCGCACGAGCCACGCCACCCGGCCGCCTCGCTCCGCCACCCGGCGCAGGACCCACGGGAGGGCCAGGTGCGCCAGGACGGGCACGGCGAGCAGGGCGGGCGGCATCTCAGGCGGGTGGTGGGCCGAGCAGCACCGCGTACACCGGCGCGTCGTCCACCCCGTTGTGCCCGGGGAGTTCCCTGGTCAGCGGTGCGTCGAAGAACCCGCCGATCGGGCGCGCGGCCAGCTCGTGCCCGGCGGCCACGAGAAGCAGGTTCTGCGCCAGGTGCCCCGCCTCCAGCAACACGAACCGCAGCGCCCGCTGGCCGTACTTGAACCGCGAGCGCCAGAACGAGGCGGACAGGATCACGGTCACGGCCGGGTCCCCGGAGAGGTTCGGCGCGTTCATCGCCGTCCGCAACCCGTCCGGCTCCACGTCGCCGAGGTCGGTGAGGGTCAGCGCGAACGGGTCGAAGTGGTAACGCCCGTGCCGGCGCAGCCCGGCGACCCGGCCCGGCACCACGTAGAGGTCCAGCGGGTACAGCGCTCCGCCGGACGGCGTGGCGCGCAAGGAGAACTGGCCGTTGGACCCGGTGCTGCCGTAGGTCCGCACCAGCAGGCTCGACAACTGCTCCAGCGGCAGCTCGCCGTCGCCGAACCCGTCCGTGCTGCGCCGGGAGGCGAGCAGGTCGGCCAGCCGGGCGGTCAGCGGCGCCGGCTCGGGCAGCGCCACCGCCGGGCGGCCTTCGTGCCGCCGGGTGGACCGGCTGGTCATCGTGCGCATGGCGTGTGACTGCTCCAGCACCGCGACGCCCGGCAGGTCCCACGGCACGCTGGAGGCGTACAGCTTGGACGCCTCGAAGTAGTCCTCGGCCGGGTCGCCCGGCCCCGGCACCCCCGACCGGTAGACCACGTCCACGAGGTTGGAGGTGTCGACCTGCTCGCTGGTCATCGCGGCTCCTTCACGGGAACGGGTGCGGCAGCGGGTTGACGGTGAACTCCTCGCCCGGCGCGAGCAGCCCCAGCTCGGCCGGCCGGGCGTGCAGCCTGCCGCTGCCGAGGTAGCGCTTGCGGTAGCCGGAGTCCAGCGGCTGCAGCTGCGGTGAGAACACCTTGACCACGTGGCCGCCTGCCTCGCGCACGTCCGGGCTGGTCAGGTCGACCGCGTACAGGTCGGTGCCCTGCTCGGCCAGCCGGGTGACCAGTGCCTCGCGCAGTTCGCCGGGCGTCGCCGAGGGCAGGGCCGGCATCCGGTCCACCCGCGACCGCTCGGCCGAACCGTCCAGGAACCGGGTCCCGTCGATGAGGTCGGGCTGGGCGTACAGCGCGATGTGGTCGTCGAACCCGCGCACCGACTCGTCGAAGTCGGCCGCCGGGTCCACCACGTACCCGGCGCGCCGCTTGGTCACCGCCCAGGTCCGGGTGCTGACCGCCTCACAGGTGGCCTTGGTCGCCGCACGGACCCCGGACCCGGCCGCCGCCGCGCCCAGTCCCAGCGGCGCCACCCCGGGGACCTCGTTGCGCACCACCGCGAGCACCGCCGGGATCGCGTTGAACGCGCTGAGGTCCACCAGCGACACCCGCAGGCCGGTCGGGGCCACGTGCCGGTCGAGGTAGGCGGTGAGCTCCGGGGCGGAGGCCGGGTCGAGCAGCGGCATGCTCAGCCGCTTGTGCCAGGTGATCATCACCGAGTCGCGCTCGACCAGCTCCAGGACCGCGCTCACCAGCGCCTCGTCC from the Amycolatopsis magusensis genome contains:
- a CDS encoding SagB/ThcOx family dehydrogenase, whose product is MTSEQVDTSNLVDVVYRSGVPGPGDPAEDYFEASKLYASSVPWDLPGVAVLEQSHAMRTMTSRSTRRHEGRPAVALPEPAPLTARLADLLASRRSTDGFGDGELPLEQLSSLLVRTYGSTGSNGQFSLRATPSGGALYPLDLYVVPGRVAGLRRHGRYHFDPFALTLTDLGDVEPDGLRTAMNAPNLSGDPAVTVILSASFWRSRFKYGQRALRFVLLEAGHLAQNLLLVAAGHELAARPIGGFFDAPLTRELPGHNGVDDAPVYAVLLGPPPA
- a CDS encoding YcaO-like family protein, whose translation is MSTALPEPPPPGTVPWTSREDAERTMSLFVSPVTGIVRRLFERMHDTDELHAFSIGSEACDARVLLGTRCNKNNGGGGASRAGARLAAIGEAVERYSGAWVPFEQLRHGTWRELTRQGLHCLSPEEYLPFADWQYDQPDAPHVRFTADTALSWAESRRLADGALVWLPAQLVYLRGDLMAVNPIGYPTSNGLAYGSTTDEALVSAVLELVERDSVMITWHKRLSMPLLDPASAPELTAYLDRHVAPTGLRVSLVDLSAFNAIPAVLAVVRNEVPGVAPLGLGAAAAGSGVRAATKATCEAVSTRTWAVTKRRAGYVVDPAADFDESVRGFDDHIALYAQPDLIDGTRFLDGSAERSRVDRMPALPSATPGELREALVTRLAEQGTDLYAVDLTSPDVREAGGHVVKVFSPQLQPLDSGYRKRYLGSGRLHARPAELGLLAPGEEFTVNPLPHPFP